From Scylla paramamosain isolate STU-SP2022 unplaced genomic scaffold, ASM3559412v1 Contig53, whole genome shotgun sequence, a single genomic window includes:
- the LOC135098269 gene encoding uncharacterized protein LOC135098269 has translation MLFMAAPRTTLSLASGHEGQAGQWWRLWLRGGEEERGKASSGDPAPPQLDQERDAAGTEAGRGVVVRTQFSESIFGVSVDSLMPGKRRRLLNLTVTPHTGEHWQVSLHVPIISTALEWETKLWKNQGKQHWEVNGEVKSTKSDISLEFVHFKQEKQDEETQVTDDRGEAGRCDAEGCGDGNVKEPKAKSRHHVDSDCDSDLRKEQTVDQNEVCSGRDHKSEDLKQNDHDSVMVNVDEECSRKAECDGPEESVSSEAVQETTQKLTSRVFSLSSNMKTYVSSDGGRWIRILQRTHLAFCPRLGWNLNHLGGVAFSLQTGDPST, from the exons ATGCTGTTCATGGCGGCTCCCAGGACCACCCTCAGCCTGGCCAGCGGGCATGAGGGCCAGGCGGGGCAGTGGTGGCGGCTGTGGTTGAGAGGCGGTGAGGAAGAGCGCGGCAAGGCCTCCAGTGGTGACCCCGCGCCGCCTCAGCTTGACCaag AGCGAGACGCAGCCGGAACCGAGGCAGGACGGGGCGTGGTGGTGCGCACTCAGTTCTCTGAATCCATCTTTGGCGTATCTGTGGACTCGCTGATGCCGGGGAAGCGTCGGCGTCTCCTGAACCTCACCGTCACGCCACACACTGG AGAACACTGGCAGGTGAGCCTACATGTGCCAATTATCTCTACAGCCCTCGAGTGGGAGACGAAGCTCTGGAAAAATCAGGGCAAGCAACATTGGGAAGTTAATGGGGAAGTCAAGTCTACCAAATCTGACATATCGTTAGAATTCGTTCACTTCAAGCAGGAGAAGCAGGACGAGGAGACTCAGGTCACGGATGACAGAGGTGAGGCTGGCAGGTGTGATGCTGAAGGTTGTGGGGACGGCAATGTCAAGGAGCCAAAAGCCAAGTCGCGGCACCACGTCGACAGTGATTGCGACtcagatttaagaaaagaacagacagtAGACCAGAATGAAGTTTGTAGTGGTCGAGATCATAAATCAGAAGACTTAAAGCAAAATGATCATGATTCCGTAATGGTAAATGTAGACGAAGAATGTTCCAGGAAAGCGGAGTGTGATGGACCGGAAGAGTCAGTGTCAAGTGAAGCTGTTCAAGAGACTACACAAAAATTAACTTCCCGGGTTTTCAGCCTTTCTTCCAACATGAAGACTTACG TCTCATCTGACGGAGGACGCTGGATTCGGATCCTGCAGCGCACACACCTGGCATTCTGTCCTCGCCTTGGCTGGAACTTGAACC aTCTGGGTGGAGTGGCATTCTCACTACAGACTGGAGACCCGTCCACTTAA